ATTTTCCTGGAGCCATTAATATTCCGGTAGACCAAGTTTCGAAACGTCTGGATGAATTTGGTGATAAAAATCGATCTATCGTTGTTTATTGTGCGTCTGGCGGTCGGAGTGGAAGTGCTAAATCATTTTTGGAATCTGTTGGATTTGTTGACGTGATCAATGCGGGTGGCCTCTCCAACATGCCAAACCCTGAATGAATCCTTTAGCTTAGGTTCAACGAATATTTCATTAGGGAAGAGAATCTCCCTTCCCTAATAATACAAAACTACATTCGTTTTCTTTTCATATATAACTGTAATCCAGTCAATGCTTCTTTCTTTACTTTGTTTCCGAGAGCTGGCCACCAACCGAGTAGATAACCAACTGGGCCCATTGCCATGCCCAACCATTTCCACATAAAAAAGTGATCTTTATGCGAAACTATCTTACCATCAGAAAAGGTAAATTTTGCGTGAATTTTGTTGTGAACCGTTCTACCTGTTTTACTAAAACTATAGTCTGCTTCCCAATCAGCAGAACCTTTGGCATCGTCTGCTTTGATATTAGAAAAACGAATGGTAAGATTTTGGCTTCGTTCGATTAACATAAGCCACATTGCACCTGCTTCTTTTCCTTTGAGTGAACCAAAAGCAGGGTCTTGGAATTCGATATCGGGGTGGTAACAACTTACCATGGTTTGTCCGTCTTTGTTTTGGAAGGCTGTGTAAAACTTTTGGATCAACTGTTCGTTTGCATGCATTGTGGGAAAGATTATGATTGATTTATCCTAGTCTTAGCAAGAAAAAAAGTTATGAAACGAATTCTTCTTTTCTCTTTTGGAACCAGTTTTTTGCTCATTGGGCTCGTTGTTCTCTTTTTAGCCGTGGGTTACTTTCAAGATCCCAAATTCCACTCTGAAACCAGCGAATGGTTGAAGGCAGAACCAGAAGATATATGGAACTACATCACTGATATCCAAGACCTTCCCAATCGCCGAAAGGAAGTGGTGGCTATCAAAATTTTAGAAACCAAACCGGATGGAACACCGACGAAGTGGGAAGAAACACCCGATATGGGCGGGTATATGATCTTTGAACTTCGCGAGTCCATACCAAACAAACGTTGGAAAATTGAATTAACGGATGCAAGTTTTAAAATGAGAGGGTCTTGGACTTATACATTGGAAAGAAAGATTCCAGGAACGGTTGTGACGATCACTGAAGATTCCGAAATCACAAGCATTCCCGTAAGAGGAGCTTATTTCCTTGCCGGTCGTGATGCCACCCTCCAAAAAGAGATGGAGCTCATTCACAACCGGTTTAGCGGCCGTTAGGGGAATTTAGATTATTTTAAACCTTGGATCCATTCATCGATCCCCTTACAAATCTTTCGAACCGTTTCCCCGTGAAAAATAATCCCTAGGTGGCCTTGTTCATAATAAGTGATCACCTTGTTTTCCGACTTGAGGTCTTT
Above is a window of Leptospira wolbachii serovar Codice str. CDC DNA encoding:
- a CDS encoding nuclear transport factor 2 family protein: MHANEQLIQKFYTAFQNKDGQTMVSCYHPDIEFQDPAFGSLKGKEAGAMWLMLIERSQNLTIRFSNIKADDAKGSADWEADYSFSKTGRTVHNKIHAKFTFSDGKIVSHKDHFFMWKWLGMAMGPVGYLLGWWPALGNKVKKEALTGLQLYMKRKRM
- a CDS encoding rhodanese-like domain-containing protein: MNRIVLIGLVLVCVVFIVYKLKTSLGANQTQLKEKIDGGALVVDVRTTAEFQSGHFPGAINIPVDQVSKRLDEFGDKNRSIVVYCASGGRSGSAKSFLESVGFVDVINAGGLSNMPNPE
- a CDS encoding SRPBCC family protein, which encodes MKRILLFSFGTSFLLIGLVVLFLAVGYFQDPKFHSETSEWLKAEPEDIWNYITDIQDLPNRRKEVVAIKILETKPDGTPTKWEETPDMGGYMIFELRESIPNKRWKIELTDASFKMRGSWTYTLERKIPGTVVTITEDSEITSIPVRGAYFLAGRDATLQKEMELIHNRFSGR